A genomic stretch from Candidatus Thiothrix anitrata includes:
- a CDS encoding ABC1 kinase family protein, which produces MTTIDEKHNASVPAGRFARMARLGSLATGVAGGMIAEGARQLAQGNRPKVSDLLLTPANAKRVADELARLRGAAMKVGQLLSMDAGDMLPAELTEILSRLRSDAKPMPLSQLAKVLDENWGKGWNTRFQQFSFQPLAAASIGQVHSAHTKDGRHLALKIQYPGVRESISSDVDNVAALLRISGLIPKGIDYQPLLEEAKQQLHQEADYLQEAAYIRRYQELLADSPEFALIAVHDDFTTVNILAMTHIGGVPIESLAHAPQEERDRVMHLLLGLLFREIFSFRLVQTDPNFANYRYDREAQQLILLDFGATRAYPESIAEGYRQVMQGAVQRDRAMMDAGAAQIGFFQAFIKPEQRAAVLDLFEQACEPLRWKGVYDFGTSSLASRIRDAGMALSMEQDYWHTPPADALFLHRKLGGLYLLAAKLRARVDVGGLFAQYAL; this is translated from the coding sequence ATGACCACTATCGACGAAAAACACAATGCCAGCGTCCCAGCCGGGCGTTTTGCCCGCATGGCGCGTCTCGGTTCACTCGCCACGGGGGTTGCAGGCGGGATGATCGCCGAAGGTGCGCGGCAACTTGCACAAGGTAATCGCCCCAAAGTCAGCGACTTACTGTTGACTCCCGCTAATGCCAAGCGCGTTGCCGACGAGCTGGCACGGTTGCGTGGGGCTGCGATGAAGGTTGGGCAATTGTTGTCGATGGATGCGGGCGATATGTTGCCCGCCGAACTCACCGAGATTCTTTCCCGGCTGCGCTCCGATGCCAAACCCATGCCCTTGAGCCAATTGGCAAAAGTGCTGGACGAGAATTGGGGCAAAGGTTGGAACACCCGTTTTCAACAATTTTCGTTCCAACCCTTAGCAGCGGCTTCGATTGGGCAAGTGCATTCGGCACACACCAAAGACGGGCGGCATCTCGCGCTGAAAATCCAGTACCCCGGCGTGCGTGAAAGCATCAGCAGTGATGTGGATAATGTCGCAGCATTGCTGCGCATTTCGGGGCTGATCCCCAAAGGCATCGACTACCAACCGCTGCTCGAAGAAGCCAAGCAACAATTGCACCAAGAAGCTGATTATTTGCAGGAAGCGGCATACATCCGTCGTTACCAAGAGCTATTGGCGGATAGCCCCGAATTTGCGCTGATCGCTGTGCATGATGATTTCACTACGGTAAATATTCTGGCGATGACGCACATTGGCGGCGTGCCGATTGAGTCACTGGCACACGCGCCGCAGGAAGAACGTGACCGCGTAATGCACTTACTGCTGGGTTTATTATTCCGCGAAATTTTCAGCTTCCGGTTGGTGCAGACCGACCCGAATTTTGCCAATTACCGCTATGACCGTGAAGCGCAGCAACTGATCTTGCTGGATTTTGGCGCAACACGGGCATACCCCGAATCCATCGCGGAAGGCTATCGGCAAGTGATGCAAGGTGCAGTGCAACGGGATCGCGCCATGATGGATGCGGGCGCGGCGCAAATCGGTTTCTTCCAAGCCTTCATCAAGCCGGAACAGCGGGCAGCGGTGCTGGATTTGTTCGAGCAAGCGTGTGAGCCGTTGCGCTGGAAAGGCGTGTATGACTTTGGCACATCGAGTTTGGCAAGCCGGATTCGTGACGCGGGCATGGCGTTGAGCATGGAACAAGATTACTGGCATACCCCGCCTGCGGATGCGTTGTTTTTACATCGCAAGCTAGGTGGGTTGTATTTGCTGGCGGCGAAACTGCGGGCGCGAGTGGATGTGGGCGGGTTGTTTGCGCAATACGCGCTATAA
- a CDS encoding IS30 family transposase, with the protein MTYTHLTSEERYYIETRHKMKESESTIALALGRSQSTIHRELTRNRGQRGYRHKQAHAKAQQRHVEKPKVVKLTPELAGNIGTLLEEQQWSPEQISGRLKADGKASVCHETIYQHVLKDKRAGGKLYLNLRRHAKKYRKRYGSGTGSVKGIPNRVDIEERPEVANQRERLGDWEADTMIGKSHKGALVTLDERKSKLRLALPVANKTAEAVTSSIISLLSGFKDYVHTLTFDNGKEFAKHEQVAQAIGCETYFAKPYHSWERGQNENANGLLRQYFPKAMGLLDVTTRQVVEAVHKLNNRPRKCLGFKTPYEVFRELSGMDAEKLVGYALIT; encoded by the coding sequence ATGACTTACACACACCTTACCTCTGAGGAGAGGTATTATATCGAAACACGGCACAAGATGAAGGAGTCGGAGTCAACAATAGCCCTCGCCTTGGGGCGCAGCCAATCGACGATCCACCGTGAACTGACCCGCAACCGAGGGCAACGCGGCTACCGGCACAAACAAGCGCACGCCAAAGCACAGCAACGGCATGTTGAGAAGCCCAAGGTGGTCAAGTTGACCCCAGAGCTGGCGGGCAACATTGGTACATTGTTGGAAGAACAGCAGTGGAGTCCAGAGCAAATCAGTGGCAGGCTGAAAGCCGATGGTAAAGCGAGTGTTTGCCATGAAACCATCTACCAGCACGTGCTGAAGGATAAGCGTGCGGGCGGTAAGCTATACCTGAACCTGCGCCGTCATGCGAAGAAATACCGCAAACGTTATGGTAGTGGCACTGGCAGTGTCAAAGGCATCCCTAACCGGGTGGACATTGAGGAACGCCCGGAAGTCGCCAACCAGCGTGAACGGCTGGGCGACTGGGAAGCGGACACCATGATTGGCAAGAGTCACAAAGGCGCACTGGTGACGCTGGACGAACGCAAATCCAAGCTACGCCTAGCTCTACCGGTGGCAAACAAGACCGCAGAGGCAGTGACCAGCAGCATTATTAGCTTACTGTCCGGCTTCAAGGATTACGTACACACGCTCACCTTCGATAACGGCAAGGAGTTTGCCAAACATGAGCAAGTTGCCCAAGCCATTGGGTGCGAAACGTATTTCGCCAAGCCCTACCATTCGTGGGAGCGTGGGCAAAATGAGAATGCCAATGGGCTGTTACGCCAATACTTCCCCAAGGCAATGGGGCTATTGGACGTGACCACCCGACAGGTAGTTGAGGCTGTGCATAAACTCAACAACAGACCAAGGAAGTGTCTGGGGTTCAAGACACCTTACGAGGTGTTCCGCGAGCTATCCGGCATGGATGCTGAAAAGTTGGTGGGTTATGCACTTATTACTTGA
- a CDS encoding type II toxin-antitoxin system HicB family antitoxin, which produces MKMFEHKGYLGSIEASVEDGILFGKLEFISALVNYEGETVPELKAAFEVAVDDYLATCAEKGYEPETPCKGSFNVRVGHELHLAVAVKAKELGVSLNDFVRNALNQASTA; this is translated from the coding sequence ATGAAAATGTTTGAACACAAGGGTTATTTAGGCAGTATTGAAGCATCAGTGGAAGACGGTATTCTCTTCGGTAAACTGGAATTTATTTCAGCACTTGTTAACTACGAAGGCGAAACAGTGCCAGAACTCAAAGCAGCATTTGAAGTGGCAGTGGATGACTACCTAGCCACTTGTGCCGAAAAAGGCTATGAACCTGAAACCCCATGTAAGGGGAGTTTCAATGTGAGGGTAGGGCATGAACTGCATTTGGCTGTCGCAGTAAAAGCAAAAGAATTGGGCGTTAGCCTAAACGATTTTGTTAGAAACGCACTCAATCAAGCATCGACAGCGTGA
- a CDS encoding BrnA antitoxin family protein produces the protein MKAEYDLTAGKRGAVIPNNGKTRITIWIDDDIIEAFRTRAEAEGIGYQTLVNQTLRLSMTTGQPLDELLLRRIIREEIQSTSMQVAA, from the coding sequence ATGAAAGCGGAATATGATTTGACAGCAGGCAAGCGCGGCGCGGTAATCCCTAATAATGGGAAGACCCGAATTACCATCTGGATTGACGATGATATTATTGAAGCGTTTCGCACCCGTGCCGAAGCGGAAGGAATAGGCTATCAAACGCTAGTTAATCAAACATTACGGTTAAGCATGACTACAGGGCAGCCGCTGGATGAACTGCTTTTAAGACGCATCATCCGTGAAGAAATACAAAGCACCTCAATGCAAGTTGCGGCTTAA
- a CDS encoding BrnT family toxin produces MDVEWDKDPKNKRNKAKLNEVKHHILLSDVEPVLYDPLAVTVEDVTADGEHRFITTGSDIFGRVLTVVYTWRGDNIRIISARKATNKEIRHYESGI; encoded by the coding sequence ATGGATGTTGAATGGGACAAAGACCCGAAGAACAAACGCAATAAAGCTAAGTTGAATGAGGTCAAGCACCACATCCTGCTATCCGATGTTGAACCCGTTTTGTATGACCCTCTAGCCGTCACAGTGGAAGACGTTACCGCAGACGGTGAACACCGATTTATAACAACGGGTTCTGATATTTTTGGGCGTGTGTTGACTGTTGTTTACACATGGCGCGGTGACAATATCAGGATTATATCGGCACGTAAGGCGACCAATAAGGAGATACGGCATTATGAAAGCGGAATATGA
- a CDS encoding ProQ/FINO family protein — MSENDTPKKTLSIIRKPSGAGATATPATRTGKRIIRRDDLPNVQRVPIPKPKPPANKTKPKKPPRKPAPKKQITPPSDLKARELNDRLNGFSVWFNFQPLAIGVDKDIYRLVNEEHFLGASKNVVQKVLKMHTNHGRYLQAIINGGARYRLEGTEEGDINPYQQQLAADTLAKRQASQH, encoded by the coding sequence ATGAGCGAAAACGACACCCCCAAAAAGACCCTAAGCATCATCCGCAAACCTAGCGGCGCGGGTGCAACTGCGACACCAGCGACCCGCACCGGCAAGCGCATCATCCGCCGCGATGACCTGCCCAACGTCCAGCGCGTCCCAATCCCCAAACCCAAACCACCCGCCAACAAAACCAAGCCCAAAAAGCCACCGCGTAAACCTGCACCCAAAAAACAAATCACCCCGCCATCCGACCTTAAAGCCCGTGAACTGAATGACCGCCTGAACGGCTTTTCCGTCTGGTTTAACTTCCAGCCGCTCGCTATCGGCGTGGACAAAGACATATACCGTCTGGTGAATGAAGAACACTTCCTCGGCGCGTCAAAGAACGTCGTACAGAAAGTCCTCAAGATGCACACCAACCACGGGCGATATTTACAAGCCATCATCAACGGCGGCGCACGCTATCGGCTCGAAGGTACGGAAGAGGGCGACATCAACCCCTATCAGCAGCAACTAGCAGCCGACACGCTGGCAAAACGCCAAGCATCCCAGCATTGA
- a CDS encoding tyrosine-type recombinase/integrase codes for MMILCTVRWSIRDSLGCLKSLDHYNTAVNGLLVRITSKGTKSLEVRKSVKGHSQRIVLGRFPNLTVQQAREKALAELAQIATNHKTSNQVKEEKRKHEGLTLAKAFDDYLTSHHNLKKLTVTDYQRCMSVGFSDWQDLPLVKITREMVETRHRERTEKAAARANNEMRVLRSIFNYAMEEYLDSEGRAIITANPVNRLSHSNAWNKPNRRKTIIKPDDMPAWFDAVNTLPEWYGGRLAYRARVYFLLCLFNGYRRAECSSALWENIDLKERTILLIDTKNGLNHELPLTTYTQQLLSEWRDMCGYTTGLVFRGTDNSTPLAHIEKVKEAITERTGIEWAMHDLRRTFATTAEKEGIGGYTLKRLINHKTGAGDVTGGYIVTDIDRLREPMQTISDKLLALTSVTIQPSKTVTHG; via the coding sequence ATGATGATCCTCTGTACCGTGCGCTGGAGTATAAGGGACTCTCTCGGCTGTCTGAAATCATTAGACCATTACAATACGGCGGTCAATGGCCTGTTAGTCCGCATTACCTCGAAAGGCACGAAATCCCTAGAAGTCCGCAAATCCGTCAAAGGACATTCACAGCGCATCGTGCTAGGGCGTTTCCCAAACCTCACCGTCCAGCAAGCGCGTGAAAAAGCCCTCGCAGAACTGGCGCAAATTGCCACCAACCACAAAACCAGCAATCAAGTGAAGGAGGAAAAGCGCAAGCATGAAGGGCTGACACTCGCGAAAGCGTTTGACGATTACCTGACATCACATCACAACCTGAAAAAACTCACCGTCACCGATTACCAAAGATGTATGTCCGTCGGGTTCTCTGACTGGCAAGACCTGCCGCTGGTTAAGATCACCCGCGAAATGGTGGAAACCCGCCATCGGGAAAGAACCGAAAAAGCAGCAGCGCGTGCCAATAATGAAATGAGAGTACTGCGCTCAATCTTCAATTACGCAATGGAGGAATATTTAGACTCGGAGGGCAGGGCGATCATTACCGCCAACCCAGTTAACCGCCTCTCGCACTCGAACGCATGGAACAAACCCAACCGGCGCAAGACCATCATCAAACCCGACGACATGCCAGCATGGTTTGACGCAGTTAATACCCTGCCCGAATGGTATGGTGGGCGGCTTGCTTATCGTGCGCGGGTGTATTTCCTGTTGTGCCTGTTCAACGGCTATCGACGTGCTGAATGTTCCTCTGCACTATGGGAAAATATCGACCTCAAAGAACGTACCATCCTCCTGATCGACACCAAAAACGGCCTCAATCACGAACTACCACTTACCACCTACACACAGCAACTTCTCAGCGAATGGCGTGACATGTGCGGATACACCACCGGGCTAGTATTCCGGGGCACGGATAACAGCACACCGCTTGCCCACATTGAAAAAGTCAAAGAAGCCATTACCGAAAGAACTGGTATCGAATGGGCAATGCACGACCTGCGCCGCACCTTCGCCACCACTGCCGAAAAAGAAGGTATCGGCGGTTACACCCTAAAACGCCTGATCAACCACAAAACCGGGGCAGGGGACGTGACCGGCGGTTATATCGTTACCGACATAGACCGCCTGCGCGAACCTATGCAAACGATCAGTGACAAGCTGCTGGCACTCACATCTGTTACCATACAACCATCCAAGACCGTGACCCACGGCTAA
- a CDS encoding transposase, whose product MTTQKHFSPAFKLEIAKLMVEEQYSIKQACEASGAGETAVKRWKQQYLAEKAGSPLPNKSALTEEQREIQQLKQRIRQLETEREILKKASAFFAKEMS is encoded by the coding sequence ATGACCACACAGAAACATTTTAGCCCAGCCTTCAAGTTGGAAATCGCCAAACTGATGGTGGAGGAGCAATACAGCATCAAACAAGCCTGCGAAGCATCAGGTGCGGGCGAAACGGCGGTGAAACGCTGGAAGCAACAATATCTGGCGGAAAAGGCAGGGAGTCCCTTGCCAAACAAATCGGCATTGACCGAGGAACAGCGGGAAATTCAACAATTAAAACAACGTATCAGGCAATTGGAGACGGAGAGAGAAATCTTAAAAAAAGCCAGCGCCTTCTTTGCCAAGGAAATGTCATGA
- a CDS encoding IS3 family transposase: protein MSYGIIDTLKKAHPVSQLCEVLDVHKSSYYYWQAHREPPAARIHLQMQVKAIHAEVNQTYGSRRMSDALKEKGLEVGRYQARCLMQEAGSVAIYPKKRHRYPAGEVSRVADNHLNREFDASAPNQKWVGDITYLWTASGWMYLAVVLDLFSRKVVGWQLSAAPDTALILAALNQAVILRQVTASTGLLFHSDQGCQYTSHAYQDRLTELGIKASMSRRANCWDNAVMERFFRSLKVEAISRERYQTADELTWAVKKYIHFYNTKRLHSVIGAKTPNQFEQLFLKQA, encoded by the coding sequence ATGAGCTATGGAATCATTGACACGCTAAAGAAGGCACATCCTGTTTCCCAACTGTGTGAGGTATTAGACGTGCATAAAAGCAGTTACTACTACTGGCAAGCCCACCGTGAACCGCCAGCGGCACGTATTCACCTGCAAATGCAGGTCAAAGCCATCCATGCGGAAGTGAACCAAACCTACGGTAGCCGCCGGATGTCGGATGCGCTCAAGGAAAAGGGGCTGGAGGTGGGACGTTATCAAGCCCGGTGCCTGATGCAGGAAGCGGGCAGCGTGGCGATCTACCCCAAGAAACGTCATCGCTATCCAGCAGGCGAGGTCTCCCGTGTGGCAGACAACCACCTCAACCGTGAATTTGACGCCAGCGCACCCAACCAAAAATGGGTGGGTGACATCACCTATTTGTGGACAGCATCCGGCTGGATGTATTTAGCCGTCGTACTGGATTTATTCTCACGCAAAGTCGTGGGTTGGCAACTATCCGCTGCGCCTGACACCGCCTTGATACTTGCCGCCCTGAATCAAGCCGTGATCTTACGCCAAGTGACCGCATCCACCGGTCTGCTCTTCCACTCCGATCAAGGTTGCCAGTACACCAGCCATGCTTACCAAGACAGGCTTACCGAACTTGGCATCAAAGCCAGCATGAGCCGACGTGCTAACTGCTGGGACAATGCGGTGATGGAACGCTTTTTCCGAAGCCTCAAAGTCGAAGCCATTAGCCGTGAGCGCTACCAAACCGCCGATGAACTTACCTGGGCGGTGAAAAAGTATATCCATTTTTACAACACCAAACGCTTGCATTCGGTGATCGGTGCGAAAACACCTAACCAATTTGAGCAACTTTTTTTGAAACAGGCTTAA
- a CDS encoding proline--tRNA ligase produces MRVSRFPITTLRETPADAEVVSHQLMLRAGMIRRLASGLYTWMPYGLRVLRKVEAIVREEMNNACAIEVLMPSVQPAELWQESGRWEKYGAELLRIRDRHQRDFCYGPTHEEIITDYARKELSSYKQLPINFYQIQTKFRDEVRPRFGVMRAREFLMKDAYSFHATQESLQETYDTMFAAYSRIFQRLGLDFRPVQADTGSIGGNASHEFHVLADSGEDAIAFASGSNYAANIELAEAVCLIAERAAPTETMREVDTPNAKTIEELVEQFGMAIEKTVKTLIVAAAEDAEYDFVALLVRGDHTLNEIKAEKIPGVAVPLRFAREDEIRPLIGAGPGSLGPVGLNIPVIADRTVANMSDFGAGANVDGKHFFGINWERDVALPQVADLRNVIEGDPSPDGCGTLSIVRGIEVGHIFQLGKTYSSKLNATVLDESGRAQVMTMGCYGIGVSRVVASAIEQNNDEFGIRWPAAIAPFTLVIAPLNMQKSPDVAAQAEALYAQLQAAGVDVLLDDRALRPGAMFADHELLGIPHRLIISERGLQAGEIEYKARSGGDAVKIPVADIIHFVKEKL; encoded by the coding sequence ATGCGAGTTTCCCGATTTCCTATTACCACCCTGCGTGAAACACCCGCAGACGCTGAAGTTGTCAGTCACCAGTTAATGCTGCGTGCTGGTATGATCCGCCGCCTTGCATCCGGTTTGTATACATGGATGCCGTATGGCTTGCGAGTGCTGCGCAAGGTCGAAGCCATCGTGCGTGAAGAAATGAACAACGCATGTGCTATCGAAGTGCTGATGCCGTCGGTGCAGCCTGCTGAGTTGTGGCAAGAATCCGGGCGTTGGGAAAAGTACGGTGCGGAATTACTGCGCATTCGTGACCGTCACCAGCGCGATTTCTGCTACGGTCCGACCCACGAAGAAATCATTACCGATTACGCCCGCAAGGAATTGAGCAGCTACAAACAGTTGCCAATCAATTTCTACCAGATTCAAACCAAATTCCGTGACGAAGTACGTCCGCGTTTTGGGGTGATGCGTGCGCGTGAATTCTTGATGAAGGATGCCTACTCCTTCCATGCCACCCAGGAATCGTTGCAGGAAACCTACGACACCATGTTTGCGGCGTATTCGCGCATCTTCCAGCGTTTGGGCTTGGATTTCCGCCCGGTGCAAGCCGATACCGGTTCGATTGGGGGCAACGCTTCGCACGAATTCCACGTGTTGGCCGATTCCGGTGAAGACGCGATTGCGTTCGCCAGTGGCAGCAACTACGCCGCCAATATTGAGTTGGCAGAAGCGGTTTGCTTGATTGCTGAACGCGCCGCGCCCACTGAAACGATGCGCGAAGTCGACACGCCAAACGCCAAAACCATCGAAGAATTGGTGGAACAATTTGGCATGGCGATTGAAAAAACCGTCAAAACCCTGATCGTGGCAGCCGCCGAAGACGCAGAATACGATTTCGTCGCGCTGTTGGTACGTGGCGATCACACCTTAAATGAAATCAAAGCGGAAAAAATCCCCGGCGTTGCTGTGCCGTTGCGCTTTGCCCGCGAAGATGAAATTCGCCCACTCATCGGTGCAGGTCCCGGTTCTTTAGGCCCGGTCGGTTTGAATATTCCGGTCATCGCTGACCGCACCGTAGCGAATATGTCCGACTTCGGCGCAGGCGCGAATGTCGACGGCAAACACTTTTTCGGCATCAACTGGGAACGCGATGTCGCGCTGCCGCAAGTCGCTGATTTGCGTAACGTGATCGAAGGCGACCCCAGCCCCGATGGTTGCGGCACGCTGTCTATCGTGCGCGGTATTGAAGTGGGTCACATCTTCCAGTTGGGCAAAACCTATTCGTCAAAACTCAACGCCACGGTGCTGGATGAAAGCGGTCGGGCGCAAGTGATGACCATGGGTTGCTACGGCATCGGTGTTTCCCGCGTGGTTGCGTCGGCGATTGAGCAAAATAACGACGAATTTGGCATCCGTTGGCCTGCGGCGATTGCGCCTTTCACCCTAGTGATTGCGCCGCTGAATATGCAGAAATCACCGGATGTGGCAGCGCAAGCGGAAGCACTTTACGCGCAATTGCAAGCAGCAGGCGTGGATGTATTGCTGGATGATCGCGCATTACGCCCCGGTGCAATGTTTGCCGACCATGAATTGCTGGGCATTCCGCACCGCCTGATTATCTCCGAGCGCGGCTTGCAAGCTGGTGAAATTGAATACAAAGCACGTAGCGGTGGCGATGCAGTGAAAATCCCCGTTGCTGACATTATCCATTTTGTGAAGGAAAAACTGTAA
- the purH gene encoding bifunctional phosphoribosylaminoimidazolecarboxamide formyltransferase/IMP cyclohydrolase, which translates to MTTASNLPVTRALLSVSDKSGVLEFARFLHSQGVHLLSTGGTAKLLADNGVPVTEVSDYTGFPEMMDGRVKTLHPKIHGGILARRGQDDAVMAEHNIGRIDLIVVNLYPFEATVSKPGCSFEDAVENIDIGGPTMVRASAKNHAHVTIVTEPGDYARIQAEMEASAGCITPATRFDLAIKAFEHTARYDGMIANYFGARVGEASHAAPATFPRTFSLQVEKKQDCRYGENSHQAGAFYAEYNAPQGSIATAVQIQGKELSYNNIADTDAALECVKQFDGAPACVIVKHANPCGVAIGANLLEAYNRAYSTDPESAFGGIIAFNQPLDGETAKVIVDRQFVEVIIAPGVSPEAVAVVAAKKNVRLLTVDMWSGDVPNRLDFKRVNGGLLVQTADIALLDELKVVSTRQPTDAELLDLQFAWKVAKFVKSNAIVYASGNMTIGVGAGQMSRINSARIAAIKAEHAGLVVPGSVMASDAFFPFRDGIDSAAAAGIKAVIQPGGSMRDEEVIAAANEHGMAMVFTGMRHFRH; encoded by the coding sequence ATGACAACCGCTTCTAACCTGCCCGTCACCCGCGCTCTGTTAAGCGTTTCTGACAAATCGGGCGTACTCGAATTTGCCCGTTTCCTGCACAGCCAAGGCGTGCATTTACTGTCCACGGGCGGCACTGCCAAGCTGCTGGCGGATAATGGCGTACCCGTCACCGAAGTGTCCGACTACACCGGCTTCCCGGAAATGATGGATGGGCGCGTGAAAACCCTGCACCCGAAAATTCACGGCGGCATTTTGGCACGTCGCGGACAAGATGATGCGGTCATGGCAGAACATAACATCGGGCGTATCGACCTGATCGTGGTTAACCTTTACCCGTTTGAAGCCACCGTTTCCAAACCCGGTTGCAGCTTTGAAGACGCGGTTGAAAACATCGACATCGGCGGCCCTACGATGGTTCGTGCCAGTGCCAAAAACCACGCGCACGTGACTATCGTGACTGAACCCGGCGATTACGCGCGTATTCAGGCGGAAATGGAAGCCAGCGCAGGCTGCATCACCCCTGCTACCCGTTTTGATTTGGCGATTAAAGCGTTTGAACACACTGCACGTTACGACGGCATGATTGCCAACTATTTCGGCGCACGGGTCGGCGAAGCCAGCCATGCAGCACCCGCGACTTTCCCGCGCACTTTCAGCCTGCAAGTCGAGAAAAAGCAAGATTGCCGTTACGGTGAAAACAGCCATCAAGCTGGCGCGTTTTACGCGGAATACAACGCCCCGCAAGGCAGCATTGCTACTGCCGTCCAGATTCAAGGCAAGGAATTGTCTTACAACAATATCGCCGACACCGACGCGGCACTCGAATGCGTCAAGCAATTCGACGGCGCACCGGCTTGCGTTATCGTCAAGCACGCTAACCCGTGCGGCGTTGCCATCGGTGCGAATTTGCTGGAAGCTTACAACCGCGCTTACAGCACCGACCCTGAATCCGCATTCGGCGGCATTATTGCATTCAACCAACCGTTAGACGGCGAAACCGCAAAAGTGATCGTGGATCGTCAGTTTGTGGAAGTTATTATCGCACCGGGGGTTTCGCCTGAAGCTGTTGCGGTGGTCGCTGCCAAGAAAAATGTGCGCTTGTTGACCGTGGATATGTGGAGCGGTGACGTTCCAAATCGTCTCGACTTCAAACGGGTTAACGGTGGCTTGCTGGTGCAAACGGCTGACATCGCGTTGCTGGATGAGCTGAAAGTCGTGTCTACGCGCCAACCAACGGATGCCGAGTTGCTCGACCTGCAATTTGCTTGGAAGGTTGCCAAATTCGTTAAATCCAACGCGATTGTCTACGCCAGCGGTAATATGACGATTGGTGTGGGCGCGGGTCAAATGAGCCGTATCAATTCCGCACGCATCGCCGCCATCAAAGCCGAACACGCTGGTTTAGTTGTGCCCGGTTCCGTGATGGCATCGGATGCATTCTTCCCGTTCCGCGATGGTATCGACAGTGCCGCCGCCGCAGGTATCAAAGCGGTGATTCAACCGGGTGGCTCGATGCGCGATGAAGAAGTCATTGCTGCCGCGAATGAACACGGCATGGCAATGGTGTTTACGGGTATGCGCCACTTTAGGCACTAA
- a CDS encoding helix-turn-helix domain-containing protein: MTVEHVTPVGKSVFYDLFPQAEAANLLIRAQLMDELNDILQERFTTQTEAAAVLNVSQSRISDLYRGKIGLFTVDMLINLLARVGQVVEIHTRKAA; encoded by the coding sequence ATGACAGTGGAACACGTAACACCAGTGGGGAAAAGCGTATTTTACGACCTGTTTCCGCAAGCAGAAGCGGCGAACCTGCTTATCAGGGCGCAATTGATGGATGAACTAAACGACATTTTACAAGAGCGATTCACCACCCAAACCGAAGCGGCGGCAGTATTGAATGTGTCGCAGTCGCGTATCAGCGATTTGTATCGTGGTAAGATTGGGCTATTCACCGTGGATATGTTGATTAACTTGCTCGCACGTGTTGGGCAAGTAGTAGAGATACACACCCGCAAAGCTGCGTGA
- a CDS encoding type II toxin-antitoxin system RelE/ParE family toxin has product MKELVWMGSSYRDLREFPEDAMQDAGYQLHRLQSGKLPMDWKPMAGIGQGVHEVRIHEESGAFRVIYVAKFTDAVYVLHAFQKKTQKTAQHDINLARERFKAMTKERTA; this is encoded by the coding sequence ATGAAAGAACTTGTATGGATGGGTAGCAGCTACCGGGATTTACGCGAATTCCCAGAGGATGCGATGCAAGACGCAGGCTATCAGCTCCACAGGTTACAATCTGGCAAACTCCCAATGGATTGGAAGCCAATGGCGGGAATAGGGCAGGGAGTGCATGAAGTTCGGATACACGAAGAATCGGGGGCGTTCAGAGTTATCTACGTGGCTAAGTTTACCGATGCGGTTTATGTGCTTCATGCTTTCCAGAAAAAGACACAGAAAACCGCCCAACATGACATAAATCTTGCACGGGAACGGTTCAAGGCGATGACAAAGGAGCGTACAGCATGA